Sequence from the Bos indicus x Bos taurus breed Angus x Brahman F1 hybrid chromosome 16, Bos_hybrid_MaternalHap_v2.0, whole genome shotgun sequence genome:
agttatgaccaacctagacagcatattaaaagcagagacattactttgtcaacaaaggtctgtctattcaaggctatggtttttccaatagtcatgtatggatgtgagagttggactataaagaaagctgagcactgaagaattgatgcttttgaactgtggtgttggagaagatgcttgagagtcccttggactgcaaggagatccaaccagtccatcctaaaggagatcagtcctgggtgttcattggaaggactgatgttgaagctgagactccaatattttggccacctgatgcaaagagctgactcattggaaaagaccttgatgttgggaaagactgaaggcaggaggagaaggggacaacaggatgagatggttggatggcatcactgactcaatgtatatgagtttgggtaaactccgggagttggtgatggacagggaggcctagcatgctgcagtccatggggtcacaaagagttggacacaattgagcgactgaactgaactgggaggtTGCATGTAACTAAGCAAACAAATAGGATGTGAAATTGAGGAGTTAATTCTTAGGTAGATTGACAAGGAGtctgcctctccccagcccccagcacaaGAAAGGAGTCCAGGGCCcttgaggaagagaaagggacaaatatttttttctacactGCTTTGTCTAAGTCACATAAGATGTTTTTTCTTCAATTCTGAGTTGTTATGACAACAATTTTTAAGACTAACTTTCTtcaagcccagagctaatgattacacaacaaagcAACTCTTGTCCCTAAGTCCTGTGATTTGTGTGAATTTTTTTGCACAGGATGATAAATTCCAAAAAAGCACGTGTCACGTTACAAGCAGAATCAACtacaatttcaaaatataatgaaTGGAAGCTGCTTCTATACTGATATGTGAATTTAGCAATGTAGTTACGCCATCAGAAAACAAACTACACTGTTTACTCAGCGGGGCtttcaaaacacttaaaaaacCTAAACGCATTCTTGTGATTTCTCTGTGCAACAGTTTCAGTGCTCCTATGTCACACAAGACAGAAGCAAAAGACCACAGGATGGTCATCAGCAGAGAAAGGATAGAAGTCTGTGTCTGTGGCCAAGTCTATGCTTGGACCCAGTGGCCCTGCTGTCCTTGAAGGAGACGCCAGCACCAGAAGTCAAGGCCGGCAGACAGAGATGTCAGGGAGACCGGGCTCAGGGAAGAGGCAGGCTTTCACGggctcctttctttttttttttttttttccacggGCTCCTTTCTGATGCACGGACACATCACACCTGAGCTGAACGCAGATACTCCCGACTTACCTTGGTAACCTGAGTGAACCTTCTCCACCAGCAGGAGACAGCAGGGCTCAGGCTCCGTGAGGGCCGAGCTGCGCATGTGAATCAAGTAGGGGGTGATCTGGAATGGGCAGTAAGGCCGCTGCAGCTCCCCGGCTTCACCTCCACTGAAGAAGCAAAGAGTGGTTAGTGCTGGTCATGAATCGTCCACTTAGTCCAAGGTGAAACAAGGCCAGGGAAAATGTTCAGTAATTTTCAAGGGAGACATGTCCAAGTCTCAAAtgtctaatatttatttactttttaaaactttttagtttgtaGTTGGGGAtagacagtttcaggtgaacagcaaagggacttggccacacatatacacgtaaccattcttccccaaactcctctcccatccaggctgccacataacactgagcagcgctccctgttctatacagtaggactttctTGGTTTATCCATTATAAACAGAGCAgtgttaaacatatttatttttaaaagaagggaaaCGTTAATTTAAATGTACCCAAGGGCAATGATACTTGTTTGTTATTCGATGAGTAAGAGGTTTTCTGGAGACCTGGCTTATCACTCTGAGTGTGAACTGGTCACTGATTCCAGCGTGACTGTCCACTCCTGCTGGGAAGAGAGACAGGCAGAGCCGTCCATCTCATTTCATGTGTCTAAACCAAGCATCACGTAACAGGGTCCCTTGGGACCAGTGTCCCCAAGCCAGCCCCCAggcaccccctcctcccctgcctggtGCAGGCCTGGCATTCGGCTCAGCATCACCCACAGTGCCTGGTGGGGGCAACAGCACAACCCTCTCCGCCACTCAGCACAGGGGCTCCTAAGGGCGGGGAGGCTCTACAACGACCCCCAATATGTTCAGCTGGTTTGATTGCCCAGCTACCAGGAAGAGGTTTCCACCTGGTTCTGACCAAACATCCCAGACTGAGGTTCACGCTCTGTTTCTGCCATCACGCCTCTCCTCTCTGACCATCATGAGCCCAGATGCTCAGGTTGGGTATCTGCTCGCCCAGCAGACCCACCCTCTCTCGTGCTCTCTGCTCTCCTCAaactccagcatctcctgccaCTTCTCTGTACTCAGTCCTGACCCTGCTTCCTAGGTCACCGCTCAGAAGAGCGCCCCCTGCTGACACTGACCTGCCAGCACCCGTACTTCTGCTGGTGGCTCTCCTCCCACTTCTGTGAGTGCTTTTCTGGGGTCATCAGGTCTTAGGCTTCTCATCACCACTGATACATCAATGACCTGCGCATCTGTCTCTAGCCCGGCCTTCTCCCCTGAATCCCAGGCTCCTGGATTGACACCTTGCCAGGATCACAGGGCAGAATTCTAGTCAACATTGCACACTCATCCACAACTCACCACATGTTCCCCCTACTCCAACTCTCCGGGCAGCTGCTCATCCTGCAATTTCCTCCACCCCATACATGGCACCTTGAGCCAAAGACCCCACATCTCCTTAACTACTCTCACACCCCAAACTAACCCATCAGTATACAGTTTCTGTAGCTTCCCCTACAGAAACATCCAGAAGATCCACAGTATCTCCATGTCTACCCGCACTGCCTGGTCTGGGACCCACCACCTCCTGGCTATACCACTCCTGCAAACCCCCTGCTCCAACCCCCACCCAGCACAGCACCTATCACAAGCCTTTCATACCATCAACGATATTTCCTTCTAAGAAATGAAAATGCCCTGTCTCTACCCACTGGACATTCCTGAAGCACTGGTGACCCTGTAGCAGCCACTGCCCAAGGACCTGGATCTGGAGAGCAGCCATCTCTGCTGAGCCTGGGATGACAAGTCTGCCACAAAGGAAGTGTCAAAACCACTGAGGACTCGCTGGGCCAGGAGCTAACTTCGTTAGCCTAGTTAACCAGCAGCTCCTGCCAGCCACAGAGGAACAACAGGAACACCTGGAGGCTTGACAAGTACCTTACTGTTAGGATGAGACTCTGAAATAACAATGAAGGAAAGGATAAAGAGAGCTGAGATTTGGTTCAAAATAACAGGGAGAGGGGCATGAGGAGGTGGAACAGATGACACAGGCCTGGCCATGGTTAAAGTTATTCATGCCAAATGAGCAGTACATGTCAGTTCATTATAttagtttttatattattttgaaaattctcgggagttttaaaaataattaagtggCTACCCTGAACAAACGTTTCATCCAGGAGTCAGCGTGCCCTATGGTCTCTGCCCCTGCTTCCTTGTCTTCTCCACCCACTCCATCACCATCCTCCCAGGAGCCAGGTGTGCTGTGCCCAGGGCCTCTGTCCTCTCCAGGAATGTCTTCTCTCAAACACGCTGcttcctcacctccttcaggGCTCTGGTCAGTTAGGCCTCTAACTAGAGGAGTTCCTTGACCACCATGAATACACTGGCAACCTCTCCACTGCCCGGAACCCCCTTACTCAGCTCACGGTTCTACAAGGAACTTACTACCACTGACACATGTATATTTACACAGCTGTTTACTATTAGCCCCCATCCTATAGAACACAAAGTCCATGAGGGCAGAACTTCGTTTTGATCCTAGCACCACAGTGCTCGGCTCAGAAAAAGCACCTGAAAGGCACCTACCTATCTGTTACTAGAGTAACAAACACATACGACGCTTACTATTTGGCAGGCACTGCTCTCAGATCTTCATGAACAACTCACCAGCGTGTGACAAAGGGAACCAGCATGGGCCTCCTCCTCTACACCATTCCAGGTTACCCCACCCCAAACATTCGAATACTATTAGCCCAGGTCCCCCCAAGTCCATGGAGTGTCTGAATGATCTATTACAAggatttttcttctctaaatatcAAGGCTATTTATTAACAGGAACTTCAACACTAATGTTGGTGATCGCaatgtcatttttaaatgtttttttcttttactatgaaGGGCTCTCCCAgcagcccagtggtaaagaatctgcctgccaatgcagcagacacgggtttgatccctgggaagggaagatcccctgcaggaggaaatggcaatccaacccagtattcttgcctggaaaatcccacagacagaagagctggcaggctacagtccatggggtggcaaaagagtcggacacgcctgagcgatcaaacaacaacaaacattaaCATGTCATAGTAaacttaaaggagaaaaaaaatcactaataaaTTCTACCAGAAATCAATTACAATTAAACTTTTGAtctctttttttctagttctctgtCTCTGGACCtttcagtgaaagttgctcagttgtgtcttaattctttgagaccccacggactatacagtccatggaattctccaggccagaatcctggagtggggtagctgttcccttctccaagagatcttcccaacccagggatcgaacccaggtctcccgcattgcaggtggattctttaccagctgagccactaaggaagtctTTAAGTCTTCTCATAAATATACCTATCTTGCTTTAAGGTTGCTCAAAGttgcaaaaattaattttaaatgtgactgaaaaacaaaaaccaaacaaaatcaaaaagGCCCCAAGACAACAGTGGGCTTCAGATCCGAGTGATCTTTCCGGTCTTTTCTCCTATTGCATTCCTATCTACTTTTCTCACGGGTACATGTATCTTCTCAGTCAAAATATAAGAACTCCTTGTAGCAAGAACCAGGTCTTGTCTTTTGTATCCATGGAAGACCTAGCTgaatacagaaaaatcaaaataagtgTTAAATAAAATCAGAGGGGTAAActtggaatttgggattaacagatacagacgactaaatataaaacagataaaataacaAAGACCTCCTacacagcacaaggaactatattcaattatCACATAATAACcagtaatgaaaaagaatctggaaaagaatatatatgtgaatagtggtgctagtggtaaagaaaccgcctgctaaggcaggagacacaggagatgggggttggatccttgggtggggaagatcccgggaggaaggcatggcaacccactccagtattcttgcctggagaaccccactgacagaggagcctggcgggctacagttagGGTCGCAGAAAGCCAagcacgactggagcaacttagcactaGCATGCACACGTGAacgatggcactagtggtaaagaactcacctgccaaggcagatctaagagacttgggtttggtccctgggtcaggaagatcccctagaggagggcatggcaacccactccgttatccttgcctggagaatcccatggatggaggagcctgaagggctacagtccacagggctgcaaagagtctgacacaactgaggtgacttagtatgcgcatatataactgaatcactttgctgcacacctgaaacactAAATCAGCTACTGTTTTTTCATGTGCGTGCGCAtgtctttgtgacgccatggattgtatgtagcccaccaggctcccctgtccatgagattctccaggcaaggatactggagtgggttgccatttcctactccaggggatcttcccaacccagggataagccatacatcaagaaaaaaattaaaatataatcagaGCCTA
This genomic interval carries:
- the LOC113906214 gene encoding period circadian protein homolog 3-like, with translation MRVFYTHTAHAQLPFWNNWTQRVASQYELALVKSFFCRIGGGEAGELQRPYCPFQITPYLIHMRSSALTEPEPCCLLLVEKVHSGYQGKSGVSAFSSGVMCPCIRKEPVEKKKKKERSP